Proteins encoded within one genomic window of Panicum virgatum strain AP13 chromosome 1N, P.virgatum_v5, whole genome shotgun sequence:
- the LOC120653499 gene encoding F-box protein At1g67340-like: MEAVRQQERAEGKRPRVEAAQPDGGNQLGDFDVLPQDLVVSILAAVSSSADKPADLFSAMLVCKKLGELVMTPQVLKVASAACVSVRAGRWCPAAESFLRRAGDAGNADANFLLGMIEFYCLGRLRQGWSRIKAAVRSGHAEATFAAAVIRFNGTGSTAADDRGPRTAARLFLLAATSGHIGALRDLAFCVSNGVGVPPDPATGRRLTVWANVQELRGRHPEGPERDAALAHVGRTPGCLSTSFGCFAAAPRRLEWAHPANRFLGEWFAARPQAPPPARLRLLCSLPTCGRPETRQLEFRRCTACAVARYCSRACQALHWRMGHRAECIPVHQWLLAAMANQAAAHVDGALAAAAAPANVAGGFP; this comes from the exons ATGGAGGCTGTGCGTCAGCAGGAGAGGGCAGAGGGGAAGAGGCCTagggtggaggcggcgcagcCGGACGGCGGCAACCAGCTGGGAGACTTCGACGTGCTGCCGCAGGACCTGGTGGtctccatcctcgccgccgtgtCGTCGTCGGCAGACAAGCCGGCGGACCTCTTCTCGGCCATGCTTGT GTGCAAGAAGCTCGGCGAACTGGTGATGACGCCCCAGGTGCTCAAGGTGGCGTCCGCGGCGTGCGTGTCCGTGCGCGCCGGCAGGTGGTGCCCCGCCGCGGAAAgcttcctccgccgcgccggcgacgccggcAACGCTGACGCCAACTTTCTGCTCGGCATG ATCGAATTCTACTGCCTCGGGCGGCTGCGGCAAGGGTGGTCGCGCATCAAGGCGGCCGTGAGGTCCGGCCACGCGGAGGCGACCTTCGCCGCGGCTGTCATCCGCTTCAACGGCACCGGCAGCACCGCGGCCGACGACCGAGGCCCCCGCACCGCCGCACGCCTGTTCCTGCTCGCCGCGACCAGCGGCCACATCGGCGCGCTCCGCGACCTCGCCTTCTGCGTGAGCAACGGCGTCGGCGTGCCCCCAGaccccgccaccggccgccgcctgaCCGTCTGGGCCAACGTGCAGGAGCTGCGCGGCAGGCACCCGGAGGGGCCCGAACGGGACGCCGCCCTCGCCCACGTCGGCAGAACCCCCGGCTGCCTGTCCACCTCCTTCGGGtgcttcgccgccgcgccgcgccgcctcgagTGGGCGCACCCGGCCAACAGGTTCCTGGGCGAGTGGTTCGCCGCGCggccgcaggcgccgccgccggcgcgcctgaGGCTGCTGTGCTCGCTGCCCACCTGCGGGCGGCCCGAGACGCGGCAGCTCGAGTTCCGGCGGTGCACCGCGTGCGCCGTGGCGCGCTACTGCTCCCGCGCGTGCCAGGCGCTGCACTGGAGGATGGGGCACCGGGCGGAGTGCATCCCTGTGCACCAGTGGCTCCTGGCCGCCATGGCCAACCAGGCCGCCGCCCATGTCGACGGcgcgcttgctgctgctgctgcgcctgcCAACGTCGCCGGCGGCTTTCCTTAG